A single region of the Oreochromis niloticus isolate F11D_XX linkage group LG19, O_niloticus_UMD_NMBU, whole genome shotgun sequence genome encodes:
- the nkx2.4a gene encoding NK2 homeobox 4a isoform X1: MSLSPKHTTPFSVTDILSPIEETYKKFSGMDGAGNLTSPLGAYRQPQVSQTGMQQHSMGHNATVATTYHMPHSVSQFSHSAMGGYCNGSIGNMGDLPSYQESMRNSAAATGWYSANPDPRYSTISRFMGPSTGMNMTGMGSLTGMADATKAMPALHAAPRRKRRVLFSQAQVYELERRFKQQKYLSAPEREHLASMIHLTPTQVKIWFQNHRYKMKRQAKDKAAQQMQQQQQDGSLCQQQAQSPRRVAVPVLVKDGKPCQNGSNTPTPNQQQVQQNQQQSQQQSGAGVVLASSTNSLTQHQNQQQVNTLELEEMSPSPPSLHSQLNMAQIDTSAVDYTSNMVSSNLLYGRTW, translated from the exons ATGTCGTTGAGCCCAAAGCACACAACGCCTTTTTCAGTGACAGATATTTTGAGTCCAATCGAGGAGACCTACAAGAAGTTTAGTGGCATGGACGGCGCAGGGAACCTAACCTCTCCACTGGGAGCCTACCGACAGCCTCAGGTGTCTCAGACCGGCATGCAACAGCACTCCATGGGCCATAACGCCACGGTGGCCACCACTTACCACATGCCGCACAGCGTCTCCCAGTTCTCCCACAGCGCAATGGGAGGATACTGCAATGGAAGCATTGGCAACATGGGAGATCTTCCGTCGTACCAGGAAAGCATGCGGAATAGTGCAGCAGCAACAGGGTGGTACAGCGCCAACCCTGATCCAAGATACTCCACAA TTTCTAGATTCATGGGACCTTCCACAGGTATGAACATGACCGGCATGGGGAGTCTCACAGGAATGGCGGACGCCACCAAAGCCATGCCGGCTCTCCACGCTGCGCCCAGGAGGAAACGGCGCGTCCTGTTCTCACAGGCTCAGGTCTACGAGCTCGAGAGGAGGTTTAAGCAACAGAAATACCTGTCTGCGCCTGAAAGGGAGCACCTGGCCAGTATGATACACCTGACGCCGACTCAGGTGAAGATCTGGTTTCAGAACCACCGGTACAAGATGAAGCGCCAGGCCAAGGACAAGGCAGCGCAacagatgcagcagcagcaacaggacGGTTCTCTGTGCCAACAACAGGCGCAGTCCCCCAGGCGCGTAGCCGTGCCTGTTCTGGTGAAGGACGGTAAACCGTGCCAGAACGGCTCAAATACGCCAACGCCGAACCAGCAGCAGGTACAACAGAACCAACAGCAAAGCCAACAACAGAGCGGAGCTGGAGTCGTGCTCGCATCCTCCACCAACAGCCTCACCCAGCATCAAAACCAGCAGCAGGTGAACACTTTGGAGCTGGAAGAGATGTCGCCCAGCCCTCCCTCACTGCACAGCCAGCTGAACATGGCACAGATAGACACATCTGCTGTAGATTACACCAGTAACATGGTCAGCTCAAACCTCCTGTACGGCAGAACGTGGTAG
- the nkx2.4a gene encoding NK2 homeobox 4a isoform X2 has product MSLSPKHTTPFSVTDILSPIEETYKKFSGMDGAGNLTSPLGAYRQPQVSQTGMQQHSMGHNATVATTYHMPHSVSQFSHSAMGGYCNGSIGNMGDLPSYQESMRNSAAATGWYSANPDPRYSTSMNMTGMGSLTGMADATKAMPALHAAPRRKRRVLFSQAQVYELERRFKQQKYLSAPEREHLASMIHLTPTQVKIWFQNHRYKMKRQAKDKAAQQMQQQQQDGSLCQQQAQSPRRVAVPVLVKDGKPCQNGSNTPTPNQQQVQQNQQQSQQQSGAGVVLASSTNSLTQHQNQQQVNTLELEEMSPSPPSLHSQLNMAQIDTSAVDYTSNMVSSNLLYGRTW; this is encoded by the exons ATGTCGTTGAGCCCAAAGCACACAACGCCTTTTTCAGTGACAGATATTTTGAGTCCAATCGAGGAGACCTACAAGAAGTTTAGTGGCATGGACGGCGCAGGGAACCTAACCTCTCCACTGGGAGCCTACCGACAGCCTCAGGTGTCTCAGACCGGCATGCAACAGCACTCCATGGGCCATAACGCCACGGTGGCCACCACTTACCACATGCCGCACAGCGTCTCCCAGTTCTCCCACAGCGCAATGGGAGGATACTGCAATGGAAGCATTGGCAACATGGGAGATCTTCCGTCGTACCAGGAAAGCATGCGGAATAGTGCAGCAGCAACAGGGTGGTACAGCGCCAACCCTGATCCAAGATACTCCACAA GTATGAACATGACCGGCATGGGGAGTCTCACAGGAATGGCGGACGCCACCAAAGCCATGCCGGCTCTCCACGCTGCGCCCAGGAGGAAACGGCGCGTCCTGTTCTCACAGGCTCAGGTCTACGAGCTCGAGAGGAGGTTTAAGCAACAGAAATACCTGTCTGCGCCTGAAAGGGAGCACCTGGCCAGTATGATACACCTGACGCCGACTCAGGTGAAGATCTGGTTTCAGAACCACCGGTACAAGATGAAGCGCCAGGCCAAGGACAAGGCAGCGCAacagatgcagcagcagcaacaggacGGTTCTCTGTGCCAACAACAGGCGCAGTCCCCCAGGCGCGTAGCCGTGCCTGTTCTGGTGAAGGACGGTAAACCGTGCCAGAACGGCTCAAATACGCCAACGCCGAACCAGCAGCAGGTACAACAGAACCAACAGCAAAGCCAACAACAGAGCGGAGCTGGAGTCGTGCTCGCATCCTCCACCAACAGCCTCACCCAGCATCAAAACCAGCAGCAGGTGAACACTTTGGAGCTGGAAGAGATGTCGCCCAGCCCTCCCTCACTGCACAGCCAGCTGAACATGGCACAGATAGACACATCTGCTGTAGATTACACCAGTAACATGGTCAGCTCAAACCTCCTGTACGGCAGAACGTGGTAG